The Hymenobacter swuensis DY53 genome includes the window GGCCGTACTGCGCCTTCCGGCTCCAGTCGAGCTGGTTCACGGCATCGGGCTGGTTGAAGGAGTTGTGGGAGCCGCCCTTGGTGCGCAGAAACTCGTCGCCGATGGGCAGAAACGGAATGCCTTGGGAGGTAAACACGATGGTGTTACTGAGCAGGTCCATCTTCAACCGTTCCTCCTCCGATACGCCCGGGTTGGAGGCCGTTAGCTTGTCCCAGAGTACCATATCATCGTGGCAGGCCACGTAGTTGATGGTTTGGGCCGGGGAGGCAGCCCAGGGAGCTTTCGAGTAATTTACCTTCGTGTAGTCCAGCTGCGGATGCTGGGTGGCGGCCACGATGCCGAACTTCACGCTTTCCTCCAGGCCCGGCTGCCCGCTGGCAAACCCTGGCTCCGTCTGGCGGGCAAAGTGGCCCTTCACACCGTCGCGCAGCTCATCGGAAAAAGCCGCAATGCGGTCCAGTTTCAGCACATTGGCTTTCACGGCGCGCTCGGCCTCGGGCACGGGGCTGCTGCCGGCCGTCCAGCCCTCCCCGTACACGAAAATGCTGTGGTCCTGCTGGTCCAAAGCGACGCGCACGGCACGCATGGTGCGCAGATCCAGCACGCCCATCAAATCAAATCGGAACCCATCGGCGTGAAACTCCCGGGCCCAGTACGTCACCGATTCCACGATGAGCTTGCGCACCATCGGCCGCTCGGAGGCCACCTCGTTGCCGCAGGCGGCCGCGTCGGAGAGGCTGCCATCGGGGCGGTGGCGGTAGTAGTAGCCGGGCACCAGCTGCTCGAAGGAGTTGCGGCTGGCCGTGGCGGTGTGGTTATAGACCACGTCCAGCACCAGCCGCAGACCCTGGCCGTGCAGGGTCTGCACCAGTTGCTTCAGCTCCCGGATGCGGCTGGCGGGGTCGGCGGGTTCGGTGGCGTAGGAGCCTTCGGGGGCGGAGTAGTGCAGCGGGTCGTAGCCCCAGTTGTAGGGGTTTTCGGCCAGGCGGCTTTCGTCCACGGAGGCGTGGTCGTTGGTGGGCAGCAGGTGCAGGTGGGTGATGCCCAGCTCAGTAAGGTGGTCGAGGCCGGTTTTCACGCCCTGCGGACCCCGGGTGCCGGTTTCGGCTACGCCCAGGTACTTGCCCTTGTGCTGCACGCCCGACTGCGGATCCATCGACAAGTCCCGCACGTGGGCCTCGCCAATCACCACGTCGGTGGCTTGGCGCAGACGGGGCCGCACGTCGTCGGCCCACCCGGCAGGGCTCACGGTAGCGGGGTCGAGCAGGGCCCCGCGCTGGCCGTTAAGGCCCACGGCGTGCACGTAGGGGTCGGGTACTTCGGCCAGCTGTCGGCCTTTAATGGTAGCCTGCACCACGTAGAATCGGCCGGGCGGCTGGGCGGGCAGCTCATACAGCCAAGTGCCGCCTACGGCTTTGCGCATGTCGTACTCGGCTATGGGCGCGCCGCCGGTGCCTTCGGCGTAGAGCTTGAGTTTGAGCCCGTCAGCGGTGGGGGCCCACACCCGCAACCTAGCCCGGCCCTGCTGGAACGTCAGGCCCAGATCAGGACCTTCGTAGGTGGGGTAAGCCGCGTAGCCATCGGCTACCTGCGCGGTACGGCAGGTGGTGAGGGTGAGCAATAGGGAAATGAACGTGGGGAGGAGCCAGGCTTTCATAGGGGGCAGAAATCAGCCCGCAAGTTCGGCGGTTTGCCGCGCTTCCCAACATGTCTGCCAGTCCGACGAACCGGCCATCCTTATGCCAC containing:
- the pulA gene encoding type I pullulanase — encoded protein: MKAWLLPTFISLLLTLTTCRTAQVADGYAAYPTYEGPDLGLTFQQGRARLRVWAPTADGLKLKLYAEGTGGAPIAEYDMRKAVGGTWLYELPAQPPGRFYVVQATIKGRQLAEVPDPYVHAVGLNGQRGALLDPATVSPAGWADDVRPRLRQATDVVIGEAHVRDLSMDPQSGVQHKGKYLGVAETGTRGPQGVKTGLDHLTELGITHLHLLPTNDHASVDESRLAENPYNWGYDPLHYSAPEGSYATEPADPASRIRELKQLVQTLHGQGLRLVLDVVYNHTATASRNSFEQLVPGYYYRHRPDGSLSDAAACGNEVASERPMVRKLIVESVTYWAREFHADGFRFDLMGVLDLRTMRAVRVALDQQDHSIFVYGEGWTAGSSPVPEAERAVKANVLKLDRIAAFSDELRDGVKGHFARQTEPGFASGQPGLEESVKFGIVAATQHPQLDYTKVNYSKAPWAASPAQTINYVACHDDMVLWDKLTASNPGVSEEERLKMDLLSNTIVFTSQGIPFLPIGDEFLRTKGGSHNSFNQPDAVNQLDWSRKAQYGRVFEFYRQLIALRKAHPAFRLPTQELVQQHLQFLPNLPATTIGYQLLSHAGGDEWATITVLFNGNRQPARLPVPAGRYTVVLNGSEINQKGLRLLEIAGEAAVEVPASSALILVQ